The window AGGAGACCGGCGACTACATTTAAGAATCTGAACGCATTCGGATATTTCACTCGGAGACATCCGGAGCCTGATGTAATCTAGCAGTTTTTTTAATAATCTCGCGGTATCACAAGCGTAGCCTTGGATACTGATTCACGCATATATCTTCCCGTGTGTGTTTGATTCTCATCAGGCTGCAGACTATTCATCATGGTAATGTGTGATTATTTTACCACTGAAATCAGAATTGTCAGGAAGAATAGAAGATAGGGATGGATAGTGCAGGGTCAATCGCTCCGACTGGTTCTACTTGCTGGTCAATAGCACTGTATCCGAGGTGAAGAAACTCGAAGTATAGCAGTACTGCGAGAGTTATGATAATATTTCTCGGCAAGCTCAGGTACCGAATTAGAATATTCATCGTAACTCTGAGAACACCTCGAAAAAAGCCCTACCCATGCCGACTCCATCAGTACAACTTGGAGATCTTGCTCAAGACTTCGCTGACGTAATCCCCGACGTGGATGCGACAGCCGAACATGAACGATGGGATCCCGGGCTCGGACCATTCGAGGAAGAACGTCAGCTGGAAATGATTCTTACTGCTCTCTCACCCGACGGCGCGACCCCCACAAACATTAAACGAGAAGTCAGCTATCCCGACAGTGGCCGCCGCTGCGATCTCGTGATCGACACCGGCAACCGAACACTACCCGTAGAGGCGAAACTGCTCCGGTTCCGTCTCGACAACGGAAATATCGACCCAAACATGTACAAAAGCATTTTCAGCCCGTTCCCGGAGCGCAGTTCGTCGTCGCTGCTCACAGACGCTCAGAAACTCACGCAATCCGCATTCGACTCCCCATGCGGACTTCTCGGCATCTACTACGAGAAAGAGGGAGAAGAGTACGACCAGCTCCGCGCCGAACGAATCGCGGAGAAGTTCGAACACGACATCGAATACTGGTACGACATCGACATCGAGACCGTCGCAATCGCAAAATTCGACGGTCTCCAACACCCGCACCACCAGAAGGGGGCGGTCATCGGCTGGGTTGTCGAGTAGTTTTGACCAGATAACCACCTGCGTCATATTCGGAGCTTGGGTTAATTCGCTCCCAACAACCTAGCGAGGGCTGAAGGTTCACAGCGCCGCAGCACGCGCCGAGAAACGGCCGCTGCTCTCAACGGAGAGCTATGCGGCCGCGATGTCTTCGAGCCGCTCAACAGTTTGCTCGAGCACCCACTCGCCAACGAGGTCGTAGGCAGCTCGTCCGGCGCCGAGCGCATCGCTGACGATCTGGCCGATCGGCGGCTCCCAGTAGCCGAGCGCGACGAGCCCGAACATCGCCACCACCACAGCGACAGCGATGCTCGCCGCTGACGAGAAGATGCCGGCGGCGGCCGCCCCGACGGCTTTCCACCGCCGAAACCGGAGCAGCACGACGATCGCGCCGATGCCGACGACGAGCGAGGTTGAGAGGTGGTTCCCGAGGAACCCCCACATCAGTCATCACGCTCCTCGGCGTCGATCTCGAGACGCGTCACCTCGTCGGGCGTGCTGGCGTCTTCGCGGTACGCGCTGATGGCGCGGTAGCCGAGGTAGATCGCCCCGATGACGATGATGATGCCGGCCTCTTCGGCGATCGTCTGGAAGAAACCAGGCGCGAGCACGTTGAGCCCAAGCAACGCGATGACGGCGGTGCTCCCGGCCCAGATCCGGAAGTCGAACCGGCCGAACTGCTGGAGCGCGAGATACATCGCGACGGGCGCGGCAGCCAGCCCGACGATCAGCCGCGTCTGCTCGGGGAGGAAGTCGGTGCCGAGCACGAACGCACCGCCGCCGAGGATCAGCGCCCCGACGACGATCTCGTTGTCGAGGGCGCGCTCGACGAGCGAGTTGACGGTGCCGAGCGCGGAGCCAGCGGCGCTCGTCGCGGCCTGCTGTCGCTCGGGGGTGATAACGCCGCTGCGGCGGCCGACGACGAAAAGCCCGCCGAGCAGCGTCGCGACGAGCAGCAGCGTCGACCCGTCGGGGACAAGCGCCTGCAGCGCGGTGAACCCGCCGCTCGCGGCGTCCATCGGGCCAGCGCCGCCACCGATGCTCCCGGTCGGGCCCGAACCCGAGCCGGAGCCGCTCGCGCTCCCGTCGTCGACCTGGAAGACGAGCGTCTCGTCGGAGTTGTCGTCAGTCAGCGTGATCGGCGAGGAGGCGAGCCCCTCGTCGCGGACGATCCCGTTCGTCGTCGAGTAGAGGATGTACGGCGTCGCATCCTTCGCGTCGACGAAGGTGTAGTCAACCTCGCTGTTCCCGTCACCGCGCACGGCGATACCGGGCCCTGTGCGGTCGCCCTCGAGCTCAGGCACGGTCACCTGCCCGGTCGTGGGCGCGACCTCGACCGGCCACGTGCGCACGGTTGCTTCCGCGCCGGTGGTCGCGTCCGGGAGCGTGAACGTCTGCTCGCCGCTCGCCGAGATCGTGGTCGAGCCGTTCGCCGCGCCCCACGTCGCGTTCTCCGCGTAGTGGACGCGGTTCGCGAACGTCGTCTCGTCGACCGAGAGCGCGAAGTCCGGCCCAGCATCGTTGATCTGGATGCGCGTGTTCAGCGTCGCCGAGTTCGTCGACGGGTCGAGCACGGTGATCGCGCCGTCGGAGACACGCACCTTGCTTCCGGTGGCTCGCACCTCGGTGGTGGTCCCCTCGGAAATATCGCCGAGCTGCACCGTGAGGTCCGTGCCGTTGAACGTGCGCTCGCTCTCGGCGACCGTCTGCCACGAGGTGCCGTTGGTCCGCATTTCCACGTCGCGGATACTGACGACACGGTCGTTCATCGGGATCGTGGCCGTGGCGTTCGCTCTGTCGCCGGCCCACGTCTTCGTGACGTTCGTGCTCTGGCTCCACGTCGTCTCGTCGACAGTCGCGTCGACGGTCGTCTCAGCGCCGTGGCTGTACTCAAACCCGACGAGGCTCGCCGGACCAGAGGTCGGCGAGTCGGTAGAGATCGTCACGGTGTTGGTTCCCTCCTGGAGCCATGCTGAGCTCGTATCGAGCGAGGCGGTTTCACCATCGGAGAGGGTGCCCGCGATGCCGGTGGTTTCGCCGTTCACTTCCACGACGGGATCGCGTGTTTCGGAAACCTCGGTCCATGACGCGGCCACGTCTACTGGACCGTCAACTGACACGTCCGCCGACTGTGACCCGGTCGAGAGCGAGACCGACTCCGTGACCGTCTCTCCGGGCCCGAGCACGCCCGTGTGAGAGACGATCGAGCCGCCGACCGTCACCGACGGATCCTCCGTCGCCGTTACCTCCGTCCACGACGCATCAACGCCGACGTTTCCGGTGGTCGAGACGCTTACTGACTGTGACGATCCCGGCGAGAGCGAGAGTGATTTTGTCGTCGTCGATCCCGGTTCGAGGATCCCCGTGTGCGACACGGTCGAGCCCCCGATCGTCACCGACGGATCCTTAGTCCGAGTTCGATCGGTCCATTCAAGCCTTACGTCAGCTTTTCCGGTTGAATCAAAGCTGACTGTTTGACTCCCAGTAGAGAGCGAGATCGATTTCTGATCCGACCCGCCCGTAAGCGTGACCGACTCCCCTCCGGTGTTTAGATTGACAGTCGCGTCATTAGTTGTGACCGGCACATCAGCCGGTCCGAAGGTATGGGTCGTTGTGGTCCCATATGTCTCATATTCTATATTATACGCGATCTCATATTCGCTATTAATCACGTCAGAGCCAATATCACCGTTCGCGAAATAGATGTAATACTCCCCAGATTCTCCGGAGTTACCCGGTGCGTCGACCAAAACGTCCATCGTAAGCGTGTCGATATTACCGGTGTTTGGAACGTGCCAGTTGACACTACTGACGTCCACCTGTTTGGTAGTAGTTGAGCCGTATGTGTCCCCGCTTTCAGTCGTGATCGACCACGAATTGACTTGGATCTCGTCGACACACGAGTCGGGACAAGCCTGCCCGCCTGCACCTCTCACACCTAACGTAATGTCTGATTTGACCCCATTTTCAATAATCGCTTGAGGGTCGCCCGATCCCGACGGTCCGGCGGGTGGAACATTTCCGCTCGGCGAAACGGTGAAAGAGTCGGATCCCCCGTTGACCGAACCGGATTTTGATTGTTGAGTCGTCGACCCCTTTCCCGTGAGCGTGACCGTCTCCGACTCCACGGGTTGGTTGCCGCCGACATCGATTGTCGTCGAATAGCCGTCGGAGACAGTTCCTGGCGAGAGCGAGCCGCTCGACGTCTCTTCGATACCTGTGAGCGTAACCGTCTCGTCTCGCGGCGACGCGGTTCCACCGACGTCAATCGGGAACGTGTCGCCGTTCGTCGCGGATACGCTCGTCGACGCGGTCGCGGTATTCTCTACACCGGTCAAATTGATCGATGGATCGTTGACACCGCTCGTGTTGGCGAGCTCGTACTGGAACTGGCTTCCGTCGCCAGCCTGCGCACCAGAGAGCTGGACCTCGCCGTCGAACGTGACCGTGTTCGTCGAGAACTCGCGGACGTAGAACGCGGCCGAGTCGCCACGCACCTGCAGCGGTGCCGCGTACTCGTTACCGCTCTCGTGGGTGATGAACGCCGCGTTCGGCACTTCACCGAGGTGCTCTTCGAACCACGCGGTATCGATGGAAACCCAGCGGCCCTCGTGCGTACGCTCGTCCTCGAGCACGATCGCGGGCTCGCCGTCGACCACGCTCGTCTGCACGTTCATCGTCTGCGAGCCCGCAGAGGCGCGCACCTTGTCGGGCGGCTCGGGCGCCTCTGCAGCCGCATCCGTGAACGTGCTCGGCAGTTGATTCATCGACTCGCCGTCGAAGCTCGGTGCCTGCTCTGTCGCCTCGTACGTCTCGCCTTGAACCGGATCCTGCGTCTCGACGGTGGTTTCACCGCCGCCGAACGGGTCAGCAGGCATCGCGACCGCGGCGGTGATGAGGACGCCGGCGAGTAAGAGCGACTTCGCCGCTCGCGACGAGACGCCGGGGAGCGAGACGCTCCGCAGCTGCGGCGCGATCTCTTCGACCGACTGTGAGATCGCGCCAGCGACGTACGCGTACGCCGCGAGCAGGTACGCTTTCGCGCGCTGTTTGAGGTTCTGTTCGTCGTCTTCGTCAGCGTCTGTCCCAGTGTCTGGATTAGTGTTGAAATCAGGCATGGCTCACCCTCCCCCCTGCGTTCCCATTAGGTACGCGCGCGTACGCAGCCTGCTGAGAGCGGCAGCGAGCGGATTCGTACCGACCGATCTCCGAGGTTCCCTATTTTTCCATACCGCTGAATAGCCGATATTCAGGGGTTTCAGACGCTCAGAGTTCATCGAGCGCCTCCTCTCGGCGGGGGTAACTCACCGAGATTTCGCCTCTGAATTTGTACCGTCGGTACGGATTTTCCCACGAGATCGGCGCGTAGTTCTGGTTCCGCCAGATCACGCCCTTTCCGACCTCGTCGGCGAAGTTGTTCACGTAGTTCTTGTCGATCGGGACGTTCCCGATCCCGGAGAGTGACGAGCTCGGGGGCGGTGTATTCGGCATCGTCACGAACCAACGAGTCTTTTCGCGGACACCTTCGTCGACGCGGGCAACGCTGTGGGACAACGTCATCGTTGAGAAGTTCTTCTTCCGCGCTTTCCCCTGCGCAACCGGGTAGCGCTTCACCTTCCGGTTCAGGTCGTTCTCGTCAGCTTCCGGGTTTAGCGGCACAAGGTCGCTGAACTCGTCGTTTACCATCAGCGTCGGGTGAAGGAAGTCGTCGTCTTTCGCCCGGCTTTCGAGGAAAGCGAATGCGATGTCCCGCAGCGGCGTCACTTCGGCGAGTTCCTCGGCTTCTCTGGCTGGCGTGTAAGTCGTCGCGGTCAGCTTCTCGCAGCCGCGGAACAGCGGGTCCGGAAGCACCGCGTAGAGCCCGCCAGGGACGATCTTGTTGATGAGGTCTCGCGGCGTCGTGTACGTCACTATGTCCCGGAAGACGTCGGTCAGGTCGATCTCGACTGTCGGGAGCGTCGGGTTTCTCGGCTTTGCGTGAACCTCGATCTCGACTCCTTCCGGCACCGCGATCGTCATGAACGGCGCCAGCGGAAGACACTCCAGCTCATCAAGCGTCAGCATCCACAAGACGGTCTCGTTGTTCACTTCCGGCATCCGTACGCCGCCGACCATGTTTGCGAACGATGTCTTCCCCTCGCCGGGCTCTGAGTGCGCCCAGATGTCCGTGCCACCGTCGTGAAGCGCTTTCAGGACATGTTCGTTCTCGGGTTTCGCGAGCCACTCCAAGACACGCCGCCGCTTGATCGGCTGTTCGGCGATGATATCCGAGTCGAGATCGCCGCGCTCCAGCGCCCACAGCTCCGCGTCGTCAACGTGGATCAGCGCGTCAAGGTATGCCTCTGGGTACTGGTAGACCCAGTGGGTGTTCTCAACACCCTCCCGGCATGCGATTCGAGACAGCGATTCGAGCTTCTTGTAGAACGGCCGGAGTTGGTTTCCGTCGTCGTCGTAGAAGTGTTCGTGAAGGATCTTGCCGTCGTTGTGGATCCCACGTTTCGAGAGCCGCTCCCACGACGCCTCACCGGCGTGATACATCGCCTGCCTCGACTCCGTGTACGGCTCGAAGTCCTCGTGAAGCTGCTCGAGGATCTCGTCGCGCTTCTTTTCGGTACGCCTCTGTCCGCTGAATGACTTGCTCATGTGCTGAAATTACCCTTAGTCTTCCCGCTGCTGTCGGTCCGTTCGCCACCGTTCAGCGTCCGCGCTGCCGCCAGAAACGACGGCATCACGACCGCCACGGCGAACCGATACCGCGTCAGTTTCGCTTCCTGCTCGCGCTGGTTGAGCAGCGCCTCGAGAAGCGGCGGGTTCCCGACGATCTCGTCGAGAAGGCCCGCCGGCTTCTCGCCGTTCGTCGGCGCCGACAGCGACCGCACCCAGCGCCCGAGCGCCTCTCGGTCCTCGAAGCCGCTCCACAGATCCATCAGCGCCGCCGCCTGCCCTTGGTCGAGTTGGCGGAACGCCGGCCGCATCAGCGGATTCGACTCCTCATCGGGGTCGACGTCGCTCCAAGTCTCTCCCTCAGCGTCTTCCACGCGCTCGCCGGCCCGCTCGCGGAACTGGCGGTACGCGAGGTCGCACGCGTCGTCGAGCTGCTCGACGAGCCGCCGCCGAACGTACACCGACTGCCGGCCCTCGTCGACGGTCAGCAGCTTCTCGAGTAGCCCCGACATCGGCATCATGTCAGAGGGCTCGAGCACGCGCTCGACGTGGCCGAGCGTCCGAACGCCCGCAGCCTGATACCACGACAGTGCCATGTACGCGCTGTCGAACCCGTCAGTCAGCGGCTGAATCGGCGGCTCCCGGCGGGGGTCGCCGTCGTAGAGCAGCCGGTCCTGGTCCCTGTCGAGAACGTCAAGCGCCGGCCGCGTGGTTCGGGACGGCGCCGCTTCCACGCCGCCCGGAACAGCATCAGTCATCGTCACCCTCCGCGCGACGCGCTGCCGGCTCCTCTGGTTGCTGCGGGTCGATCTCGTTGAAGTCGAACTCGGTGTCCTCCGCTTCGACATCGGTGCCGGCGTTGTCGTCGAGACCGAGCGCCTCCAGCGAGACGCCGATCTCGTCTTCGAGGAACGTCTGGATCATCGACCGGTCGCGCCGCGAGTCGATGTCGCGAGCCTCCAGCGCCGTCTTGATCCGCTCGCTCCACGCGATCTCCTCGTAGTCCTCGAGGAGCTTCGCGTCCGCGTGCTCGCTCTGCATGACCGTGAGCGAGGCGTCCGCGGTCAGATCGTGGCGTGGCGCCGGCTCGAAGTCGATCGCGCCGTCAACTGCCTCGTAGCTCTCGACGGCGAGCAGTACGAGGCCGGCGAACGCGCCAACCGTCGGGATGTTCGCGGCCGCCTCGCCGGCGTACCAGCCGATGACCGGGAGGCCGAGCGTGGCGACCGTGAGCAGCCCGTAGAGGCCGCGTGTGATCGGTGAGAGACTCTCGCCGTCCGCCGGCTCCGGAAGCCGGTGCCACACGGGCATCCGCCGTCGGAGGTGTGCAGGGCGGTGCCGGACCGCGTTGTCCTCGTCGGGGTCGACGTAGACCTTCTGCGTGGCGTCGCCCTCGACGCGGACACGCGTCCGCAGCTGCGAGAGGTCGAGGCGGGCGGCCTTCGCGAACAGCCGCGCGAAGAACGGCCGGATCCCCTTCTTTGGGACCATCCGTCCGCCGTCCGGAGCGCGAATGGTGGTCTTGATCGCCAGCTGCTCGTAGAGCTCATCGAAGTAGCCGTCCTCGCCGAGCTCGACCGAGTCAGTCACGCCCCCCGCTGCCTCGCCGCCGTCGGCGAGTGCATCGGGCTCCTTATCGGTCTCGCCGCGTCGCAGGCTCACCGCGTCGGTGAGCTCTTTGCGGACGAACGCAATCCGCTCGGTCGGCGGGCTCATCCGCAACCCACCGCCGTAGGCGATCGGGAGCAACGAGAGCCCCATCAGCACGTCGAGGTTCGCGACGACGGTCGCCACCTCGTAGTACAGGCCGCCGAGGACGCCAGTGACGAGAATCGCCGAGGCGATCCCCCACGACGTGAGCGAGTATCCCGGCCCTCTCCCGGCAAGTCGAAGTGTCGCCTTCGCACCGGAGAGTCCGATGATGATCGACGCGACTCCTGGAAGGATCGCGGTCCGGAACGAGTACCACCACGCGTCGGCTTGTGTCTCGATGGTCACCTGTTGGCTCGCCGGCGCCGACGCGTGCTCGAAGCGCCAGCGGGCGCCATCGACGGCCTGTCCGTCCTGCTCGAGCCACATCGTTGCCTGAACGTTGCTGTCGTAGTGACTGTTGAGCTCGACCGGCGCGTTCGCGTAGCCGTCTTCGACCGTCACGGTCGCCCGCTGTACCTCTTGGTTCGCGGCGACGTCGACAGCCGTCCCGTTCTCGGTCTGCCGGCTCTCCGGCTGCCAGTAGACGATGACGAGCTCGTACTCGCCGGTTGAGTCGCCGAAGACGGTGCTGTACAGCTCGATCTGGTCTGTGTTGAGGGTCTGTCCGCCCTCCAAGTAGATCGGGTCGTTCGACAGCGGGTCGGCCGGCCGGTACCGGACGGCGATGGCGCCATCGATCTCCGTGTCACCGACGTAGCGCACGCTCGGCGGCGCCGCAGAGGGCTGCGTGCCGCCGTTCCGCAGCTGGTCGATGTCGAACGGCCCTGCCGAGGAGACCTCCGAGCCGTTTGTTTGTGGGCTCGTGTCGCCGGGAGGCGCCACGGCCGCCAGTGCGGGCGTCGCCATCGTCGCGACGAGGAGGACAGCGAGGCTGACCGCGGCGACCGCGGCGCCTCGAGTCATCGGTCAACCTCCTCGTCACCGAACTCGCCGCCGTCGGCGATGGCTTCCAGCTCTGGCGAGCGCTCGATCTCCTCGAGGCCGACCGGGCGGTGCCGCTCGTCGACGCGCTCGTCGATCGGCGGCGCCGCTTCAAGCTCGTCGAGGCGGGCACCGCAGGTCGCGCAGTAACGGTCATCCGTCGCGCAGACCTCCATCCGACAGTTCGGACAGGCGTCGAAGTCGACGTTCCCGGCGATGTAGACGACTCCGAGTAGGCCGGCGAGTCCCACGCCGAAGACGAGGTCCGTGCTGCTGACGCCTCCAAGAACCAACAGTCCGAGGAAGCCGGCGCCAGTCGCGAGCAGCGTTCGATCCGGGAGATCGAGCAGCCAGCGCCGGATCGTGCGGCGTGTCTCGAGTTTCATCGACCGCCCTCCAGCTCGTCGAGCTCGGTTGCTTCGAGCCACGCGAGCCCGAACCATCCGGCACTCCCGATGAGACTGGCACCGAAGGCGAACAATCCGACCGGCGTGCTGGCTCCGCTTTGGAACATGGCTCCCGCCACGAAGATCCCTATGAGTCCGAGGAGCACGCACACGCCGTAGCGAGCTGGAGTAGGCTCTCCAACCCGGAACTGCGGCAGCACCGACATCAGTCGTCACCTCCGAACACCGCGTAGAGGGTGACGAACGCGATCAGCCCGATGAGGAGGAACTGAAGCCCCGAGATGCCTCCGAGGAACCCCTCGATGCCGAGCGCGCCCATCACTCCGGCGACGGCGGTGAGCGCAAAGCCCGGCTCGGTGAGGATCGCGTTCACCAGCTGGTCACCGAACTGCAGCCCGGCGAGCGCACCACCGGCGCCAACCGCGACGCTGCGGTTGACGTTGTTCCGGACCGTACCGCCCGCCTTCGTGGCCGCCGCCTTCGTCGAGTCGACCCCGACAAAGTAGACGATCGCACCGAGGGCTACCAAACCGAGCCCGAGCGTCACTCCGGCCGTCATCAGCTGGCACCCCCGCTAGTTGCTGCACGATTCGACACCGATTCGTCCGCGTTATCGTGTGTCATAGTCCTCTCTCCTCGAAGTTGTCGTTGATCTCCCGGAGCAGGTAGCCCGCGAACACCAGCGCCGCCAGCACGACGATCCAGTCGAGCGTCGAGTCTGGCGGCAGGATCTGCGGCAGAGTGAGCGCCGAGACCGAGACCACACTGAACAGCTGTGGTCCCGACGCGATCAGCGCGTCACCCACGGCGTAGAGAACCTCGGGCTGTGCGATCGCGGTGATCGCTGTCAGCCCGCCGGTTACCTTCGCTACCGGGGATTTGAGTGTCTGTTTGACGTTCATTCGGTCAGCCCTCCAAGTTGCAGCACGTCGGCGACGACGAACACCAGCCGCTGGAGCAGCCAGAGCACGACGATGACCTCGCCGACGACGATCGCGGTGATGATCACCGGCGTTGCCGGTCCCGCGTTACTCGCCAGCGCGAACACCGGGTCGTTCAGCGACCCGATCGCTTGCAAGATCGCGCTGCCGACGTCCGTCCCGATGCTGGCCAACAGGTCGGCGACGAACACCGGGACATCGATGAGACCGAGCGTCTCTCCGGGGGCGTTGAGCCGACCCGGTGCC is drawn from Halorubrum sp. CBA1229 and contains these coding sequences:
- a CDS encoding transcriptional regulator — its product is MPTPSVQLGDLAQDFADVIPDVDATAEHERWDPGLGPFEEERQLEMILTALSPDGATPTNIKREVSYPDSGRRCDLVIDTGNRTLPVEAKLLRFRLDNGNIDPNMYKSIFSPFPERSSSSLLTDAQKLTQSAFDSPCGLLGIYYEKEGEEYDQLRAERIAEKFEHDIEYWYDIDIETVAIAKFDGLQHPHHQKGAVIGWVVE
- a CDS encoding zinc ribbon domain-containing protein is translated as MKLETRRTIRRWLLDLPDRTLLATGAGFLGLLVLGGVSSTDLVFGVGLAGLLGVVYIAGNVDFDACPNCRMEVCATDDRYCATCGARLDELEAAPPIDERVDERHRPVGLEEIERSPELEAIADGGEFGDEEVDR